A region from the Desulfomonile tiedjei genome encodes:
- a CDS encoding enoyl-CoA hydratase produces the protein MEYNDILVDSQGEIGLITLNSPKTINALSKSLIGELISAFEHFAADSQKKVIIIKANGKHFCSGHFLREMVNGDRSEYKFIFEQCSRMMKLIHKIPQIVIAQVHGVATAAGCQMVATCDLAIADETARFGTPGVRIGLFCTTPMVALTRAVGRKAAMEMLMTGRLISAEEALQIGLVNRVVPEAELEKTTMDMALNIAEASPLVLRIGKEAFYNQIELDEPRAYEYANNVITLNVMAQDAQEGITAFLDKRKPVWKGQ, from the coding sequence ATGGAGTACAACGACATTCTTGTTGATTCCCAGGGTGAAATCGGCCTGATTACACTGAATTCTCCCAAAACGATCAACGCCTTGTCAAAGAGCCTGATAGGGGAGCTTATTTCGGCGTTTGAGCACTTTGCAGCGGATTCGCAAAAAAAGGTGATCATCATTAAAGCCAATGGGAAACACTTTTGCTCGGGTCACTTCCTGCGAGAAATGGTCAACGGCGACAGGTCGGAGTACAAGTTCATATTCGAGCAGTGCAGCCGAATGATGAAACTCATTCATAAAATTCCTCAGATAGTAATTGCTCAAGTTCACGGAGTAGCCACCGCAGCCGGGTGCCAAATGGTGGCTACGTGCGATCTTGCGATAGCGGATGAGACGGCCAGGTTTGGAACACCAGGGGTGAGGATCGGACTGTTCTGCACAACCCCGATGGTCGCTCTCACGCGGGCGGTTGGCAGAAAGGCCGCGATGGAAATGCTTATGACCGGACGGCTGATCTCTGCCGAGGAGGCGCTGCAAATAGGCCTTGTGAACCGAGTGGTTCCTGAAGCCGAGCTGGAAAAGACAACCATGGACATGGCTTTGAACATCGCCGAGGCAAGCCCGCTGGTGCTTCGTATAGGCAAAGAGGCTTTCTACAATCAAATCGAACTGGACGAACCCCGCGCGTATGAATACGCCAACAATGTGATTACATTGAATGTGATGGCGCAAGACGCACAGGAAGGCATCACTGCTTTCCTCGACAAGCGTAAGCCGGTCTGGAAAGGCCAGTGA
- the cfa gene encoding cyclopropane fatty acyl phospholipid synthase — MSGPKKVVQELLGLCGVTVNGAAFCDIKVNDDRMYSRMLRYKNLGLGESYMDGWWDCQRLDEFIFRILSARLDQKVRGSLKFLLPVAKALLFNRQSKIRSREVAERHYDLGNELFFSFLDPYNQYSCAYFNGTDNLDQAQLNKMDLICRKLGLSSGDRVLDIGFGWGGLAKYAARNYGCSVKGVNISQEQIAFAREFCKGLPIEVVHCDYRDVQGEFDKVVSVGMFEHVGRKNYGKFMQTAGQCLKEGGVFLLHTIGSNESQVKSDPWISKYIFPNGELPSIEQISKAAEGLFVVEDLHNLGPHYDKTLLAWNERFQQAWPRLESKYDQRFKRMWEYYLLSCAGAFRARDIQVWQIVMTKTCTPQPACRF, encoded by the coding sequence ATGTCCGGACCCAAGAAAGTCGTCCAAGAGCTGTTAGGCCTTTGTGGCGTAACCGTCAACGGGGCTGCCTTTTGTGACATAAAGGTCAACGACGATCGAATGTATTCCCGAATGCTCCGTTACAAGAATTTGGGTCTGGGCGAATCCTACATGGATGGATGGTGGGATTGTCAGAGACTGGATGAATTCATATTCCGAATCCTCAGCGCAAGGCTCGATCAAAAGGTGCGGGGCAGCCTCAAGTTTCTTTTGCCCGTGGCGAAAGCGCTGTTGTTCAACCGCCAGTCAAAAATCCGGTCACGAGAGGTTGCAGAGCGGCACTATGATCTTGGCAATGAACTTTTTTTCTCGTTCCTGGACCCGTACAATCAATATAGCTGCGCATATTTCAATGGAACCGACAACCTCGATCAGGCGCAACTTAACAAAATGGACCTCATTTGCAGAAAACTCGGACTGAGTTCGGGCGATCGCGTTCTGGACATCGGCTTCGGGTGGGGAGGATTGGCAAAGTACGCTGCGCGGAATTATGGCTGTTCCGTCAAAGGCGTGAACATATCGCAAGAGCAAATCGCTTTCGCGCGAGAATTCTGCAAGGGCTTACCGATCGAGGTCGTTCATTGTGACTACCGGGACGTGCAGGGAGAATTTGACAAGGTAGTCTCGGTCGGCATGTTCGAACATGTGGGACGAAAGAATTACGGGAAATTCATGCAAACGGCCGGCCAATGCCTGAAAGAAGGGGGTGTGTTCCTTCTACACACCATCGGCAGCAACGAATCGCAGGTCAAGTCCGATCCATGGATCAGCAAATACATTTTCCCGAACGGTGAGCTTCCGAGTATCGAGCAGATCAGCAAAGCTGCCGAAGGCTTGTTCGTGGTTGAGGATCTGCACAACCTTGGCCCGCACTACGACAAAACCCTTCTGGCATGGAACGAAAGATTCCAACAGGCCTGGCCGCGCCTGGAAAGTAAGTACGATCAGAGATTCAAGAGGATGTGGGAGTACTATCTCTTATCCTGCGCGGGAGCGTTCCGAGCCCGTGACATACAGGTGTGGCAGATCGTCATGACCAAAACCTGTACGCCACAGCCTGCATGCAGGTTTTGA
- a CDS encoding tetratricopeptide repeat protein, with product MSLRWLLLAALMTHVLTEELPAQPISSTKKPVAAHTAQFYLDQGRKQFEQKRFAIAVRTLSTAIRRDNNLAEAYRLRGEAFDQMGLPQKAVHDFTQYIRLRPSDPKGYIYRADAHNFNLEHQAAIEDYSHAIRLAKSSASAYVGRGLAYAGLGKYGEAVKDYQQALRINPDSTEVLANLGVACMLAGRSLEAMNYFERALKKETDPKWKEQIERWIAQLLQESKVSKPGKDTPRRGPVGSPKPMW from the coding sequence TTGTCACTGCGTTGGTTGCTTCTGGCCGCGCTCATGACCCATGTCTTGACCGAAGAGCTTCCAGCGCAACCAATCAGCAGCACCAAGAAGCCTGTTGCCGCCCACACAGCGCAGTTTTACCTCGATCAGGGCAGGAAACAGTTTGAACAAAAACGCTTTGCCATTGCTGTGCGGACTTTATCCACGGCCATCCGGAGAGACAACAACCTGGCGGAGGCCTATCGGTTGCGAGGTGAGGCTTTTGACCAAATGGGCCTGCCCCAAAAAGCCGTGCATGATTTTACCCAGTACATTCGGCTTAGGCCGTCAGATCCGAAAGGCTATATTTATCGTGCCGACGCGCACAACTTCAACCTTGAGCATCAGGCCGCAATCGAGGATTACAGCCATGCAATAAGGCTTGCAAAGTCCTCTGCATCGGCTTACGTGGGACGCGGCCTCGCGTACGCAGGGCTCGGGAAGTACGGGGAAGCCGTAAAAGACTATCAGCAGGCCTTGAGAATCAACCCCGACAGCACCGAGGTCCTAGCTAACCTCGGCGTGGCTTGCATGTTGGCGGGTAGAAGTCTTGAAGCAATGAATTATTTTGAGCGCGCACTTAAGAAGGAGACCGATCCCAAGTGGAAAGAACAGATTGAAAGGTGGATAGCGCAGCTCTTACAGGAATCAAAAGTGAGCAAGCCCGGCAAAGATACACCACGTCGCGGGCCTGTCGGGTCACCGAAACCCATGTGGTGA
- a CDS encoding cytidylate kinase family protein, which translates to MAILTISREFGSGGREIAGGVADALGYEYLKRDRFFQEVRAQGNKWEQWAKGFDEHSPSVWEKYDWSFRGFAALTRSIILEYAERDNAVIMERGGNFLLKGVPHAFRVRIIAPFGTRMERVMIRESVDYDTARWLISRTDHERSRFIMALYGKRWDDPEQFGAIFNTGIQPIDEVVHIVCEALHDLDKLKTDAAQEELRRHAQAAKLEARLLTDPNLFVNTLEVCVEEGTLLLRGIVRDPKQRKRVEELARQFAGDTPIKFNLHYRIE; encoded by the coding sequence ATGGCCATTCTAACTATCTCCAGAGAATTTGGGAGCGGCGGCAGGGAAATAGCCGGAGGAGTAGCGGACGCGCTTGGATACGAGTACCTGAAAAGGGACAGATTTTTCCAAGAGGTACGGGCTCAGGGCAACAAATGGGAGCAATGGGCCAAAGGCTTTGACGAACACTCCCCGTCCGTTTGGGAAAAGTACGACTGGTCGTTCAGAGGTTTCGCCGCACTCACCCGAAGCATTATCTTGGAATACGCGGAAAGGGATAATGCAGTCATTATGGAACGTGGAGGCAATTTTCTCCTCAAAGGAGTGCCTCATGCGTTCAGAGTACGAATAATAGCCCCGTTTGGAACAAGGATGGAGCGGGTCATGATCAGAGAGTCCGTGGACTACGATACCGCACGATGGCTCATCTCACGCACGGATCATGAAAGATCCCGATTTATTATGGCTCTTTACGGTAAACGGTGGGACGATCCCGAACAATTCGGCGCTATATTTAATACAGGAATTCAGCCCATTGATGAAGTTGTCCACATCGTATGTGAAGCGCTTCACGATCTGGACAAACTGAAGACCGACGCGGCACAAGAAGAATTGCGTCGCCATGCACAGGCAGCCAAGCTCGAAGCCCGATTGCTTACGGACCCAAATCTTTTTGTGAACACCCTCGAGGTATGTGTTGAAGAGGGAACACTTCTGCTGCGGGGAATCGTCCGTGATCCAAAGCAGAGAAAACGCGTAGAGGAACTTGCAAGGCAGTTCGCGGGTGATACCCCCATCAAATTCAACCTGCACTACAGAATCGAGTAA
- a CDS encoding TerC family protein, whose protein sequence is MELGFLSNMGIDLDFLSRLVSIVIIDLILAGDNAVLIAMAVRSLPREQRRLGIIVGAGAAILLRVAMTFFVSQLLLISFIKLIGGALILWIAVKLFIQVAPEQGVSDEPATIWEAVKLIVIADISMSLDNMLAVGGASGGSLFLLLFGLALSIPFLIFTSSLLSTLMDRYPVIIYIAAAILGKVGGEMIITDPVVVTYWEPSKVLQYSVEAAFAIGVLVAGKLWIKWRLRSEEPNTEVPLPAIASGSEPADPPEKK, encoded by the coding sequence ATGGAACTTGGGTTCCTCAGCAATATGGGAATTGATCTAGATTTTCTGTCCCGTCTTGTCAGCATTGTAATAATAGATCTGATTTTGGCAGGCGACAATGCCGTCCTGATCGCTATGGCCGTCCGATCGCTGCCTCGCGAACAGCGGCGACTGGGCATTATTGTCGGCGCCGGCGCCGCGATCCTTCTCCGGGTGGCGATGACCTTTTTTGTGTCCCAGTTGCTGCTTATAAGCTTTATCAAGCTCATAGGCGGTGCTTTAATCCTCTGGATCGCGGTTAAGCTTTTTATTCAGGTCGCGCCTGAACAGGGTGTTTCCGATGAGCCCGCGACCATTTGGGAAGCAGTCAAGCTCATAGTAATCGCAGATATAAGCATGTCCCTGGACAACATGCTCGCGGTCGGGGGCGCTTCCGGCGGAAGCTTGTTCTTGTTGCTGTTTGGGCTGGCATTGAGTATTCCGTTTCTCATATTCACCAGCAGCCTTCTGTCGACGCTCATGGATCGGTATCCGGTAATCATTTATATTGCCGCTGCAATACTGGGCAAGGTCGGCGGGGAGATGATCATCACCGATCCGGTGGTCGTGACCTACTGGGAACCAAGCAAAGTTCTTCAGTACTCGGTGGAAGCCGCATTCGCCATTGGAGTGCTTGTTGCGGGAAAACTGTGGATCAAGTGGAGACTCAGATCCGAGGAACCCAACACCGAGGTGCCCCTTCCGGCAATCGCGTCCGGATCAGAGCCGGCAGATCCTCCAGAGAAGAAATAG
- a CDS encoding carboxymuconolactone decarboxylase family protein, producing MYLPEIFKEFLDKHPEIAQAYRNVGDLASDAGPIDRKTQHLIQLGTAIGLCSKGAVRSHARRALDAGATDKEVLQVVLLSMTLVGFPAMIASYGWVNEVLAAGR from the coding sequence ATGTATTTACCGGAAATTTTTAAGGAATTTTTGGACAAACATCCGGAGATTGCACAGGCATACCGCAATGTGGGGGATCTGGCTTCGGATGCCGGGCCCATCGACAGGAAGACCCAGCATCTCATCCAATTGGGAACGGCAATCGGGCTATGTTCCAAGGGCGCGGTAAGATCACATGCACGGCGAGCCCTTGACGCAGGCGCCACCGACAAGGAGGTCCTCCAAGTAGTGCTTCTTTCTATGACCCTGGTGGGCTTCCCCGCGATGATAGCCTCTTACGGATGGGTGAACGAGGTGCTGGCTGCCGGCCGCTAG